A single Cryomorphaceae bacterium DNA region contains:
- a CDS encoding F0F1 ATP synthase subunit epsilon, with the protein MQLEIITPEEKVYSGEVDMVTLPGVDGSFQILNNHAPIISTLAAGDIRILEAAGVRDHIEPISGKLERSTANDRELLLPVNGGVIEMQNNKVIVLAD; encoded by the coding sequence ATGCAATTAGAAATCATCACACCGGAAGAAAAAGTCTACAGCGGCGAAGTTGACATGGTCACTTTGCCTGGTGTGGATGGTAGCTTTCAGATTTTGAACAACCACGCCCCCATTATTTCCACTTTGGCTGCGGGAGATATTCGTATCCTCGAAGCGGCTGGAGTTCGGGATCACATCGAGCCCATTTCTGGAAAATTGGAGCGCAGCACAGCGAATGATCGCGAGTTGTTGTTGCCGGTCAATGGTGGTGTTATTGAAATGCAAAACAATAAGGTCATCGTGCTAGCCGATTAA
- a CDS encoding D-tyrosyl-tRNA(Tyr) deacylase: MRAILQRVSRAEVRIDDRVDGSIDHGLMILLGIEQEDGQEDVEWLARKTSELRIFSDAEGLMNLSVVDVDGAALVVSQFTLHAKYKKGKRPSFIKAARTEQAIPLYEAFVAELGKYVPVETGTFGANMQVELVNDGPVTLVLDTKNKE, translated from the coding sequence ATGCGCGCAATCCTTCAACGTGTTTCAAGGGCCGAAGTCCGAATCGATGATCGGGTCGATGGATCTATTGATCATGGCCTAATGATTCTACTCGGTATTGAGCAGGAAGATGGTCAAGAGGACGTGGAATGGTTGGCTCGTAAGACGAGCGAGCTGCGTATTTTTTCGGACGCCGAAGGACTGATGAATTTGAGTGTTGTAGACGTGGATGGTGCAGCCCTCGTGGTCAGTCAATTCACCCTGCACGCCAAGTATAAAAAGGGTAAGCGACCGAGTTTCATCAAAGCTGCGCGAACCGAACAGGCCATCCCGCTGTACGAAGCCTTTGTTGCGGAACTCGGGAAGTACGTTCCGGTTGAAACCGGCACCTTTGGCGCAAACATGCAAGTAGAACTGGTGAACGATGGTCCGGTAACCCTCGTTTTGGATACCAAGAACAAAGAATAA
- a CDS encoding gliding motility-associated C-terminal domain-containing protein — protein MIAKRAISSIVIGVVVMTAPICAQNLIVNPSFEEYSVPCEDIIGQGRIYDSYGWERATRNYNGASDLISPCSITGYIPPDVVHGFQQPLYGFNYAFIGFDLNWFSQSNHDFLIESIQPTLKEPLVLGKCYQIDLSISLADYSSTDWSFGLDCYFSAEEFTMEVYSPPGITPQISFSSLDTLSKTEWRRLKSSFTPSDTLKHLTIGWLSSNWVFTDHSFFESGFFIDNVALYPCDAPVYVADAGADVSVCKGDSVELSTPYRNDEYMYWWVNSFGDTISTERTIMVDDSPSTYFLAQMDFKFDVTWDTVSVFNESCLELELPNVFTPNGDGENDVWIPIGKDIEEIDLQVYSRWGKLVWSYSGRFDELEGWNGGAVPEGNYYLVAKGIGSDGKTVEEKGSITLLR, from the coding sequence GTGATCGCTAAAAGAGCAATATCGAGCATCGTTATAGGTGTCGTCGTAATGACGGCACCTATTTGTGCTCAAAACTTGATTGTTAACCCTTCTTTTGAAGAGTACAGTGTTCCTTGCGAGGATATAATTGGTCAAGGGCGAATCTATGACTCGTACGGGTGGGAGCGAGCAACTAGAAACTATAACGGAGCCAGCGATTTAATAAGCCCATGTTCTATTACTGGCTATATTCCCCCGGACGTTGTGCATGGCTTTCAACAACCTCTATACGGATTCAATTATGCTTTCATTGGTTTTGACCTAAACTGGTTTAGTCAAAGTAATCATGATTTTCTTATTGAATCCATTCAACCAACCTTAAAGGAGCCATTGGTTCTAGGAAAGTGCTATCAAATAGACCTTTCCATTAGCTTGGCAGACTATTCTAGCACAGACTGGAGTTTTGGATTAGACTGTTATTTCAGTGCCGAAGAGTTTACCATGGAGGTGTATTCTCCCCCTGGAATTACACCTCAAATTTCTTTCTCTAGCCTAGATACCCTTTCCAAAACAGAATGGAGAAGATTAAAAAGTTCTTTTACACCTTCAGATACGCTTAAGCACTTAACTATTGGGTGGCTTTCAAGTAATTGGGTGTTCACAGATCATTCATTTTTTGAATCTGGCTTTTTCATCGACAACGTCGCTTTGTATCCCTGTGATGCCCCGGTGTATGTTGCAGATGCCGGTGCAGATGTAAGCGTATGTAAAGGTGATTCCGTGGAATTGTCTACTCCGTACCGAAACGATGAATACATGTACTGGTGGGTTAACAGCTTCGGAGACACCATCAGTACAGAAAGAACGATTATGGTAGATGATTCGCCAAGCACCTACTTCCTCGCTCAAATGGACTTTAAGTTCGACGTCACCTGGGATACTGTAAGTGTATTCAATGAATCGTGCTTGGAACTGGAACTGCCGAATGTTTTTACACCGAATGGTGATGGTGAAAATGATGTTTGGATACCAATCGGCAAGGACATTGAGGAAATCGATTTGCAGGTCTATTCTCGCTGGGGAAAGCTCGTTTGGAGCTATTCTGGAAGATTCGACGAACTTGAAGGCTGGAACGGCGGCGCTGTCCCCGAAGGAAACTACTACCTTGTGGCCAAAGGCATAGGCAGTGACGGAAAAACCGTTGAAGAAAAGGGATCGATTACTTTATTGCGCTAG
- the rsgA gene encoding ribosome small subunit-dependent GTPase A codes for MKGRVTKSTGSWYSVDLEDGSSIEARIKGKFRTQGIKSTNPVAVGDWVTIDREEGLETGVISAIHDRHNYIVRKSVNLSKRTHVLAANIDQALLVVTLNYPKTYTAFIDRFLVTAEAYDIPAVLVFNKIDLLDDEEVQELAHLMALYEDIGYTVLGTVATKGRGIDELRTVLEGQVTLVSGNSGVGKSTLINQVDPALDLRTTEISGAFEVGQHTTTFAEMFPLAGGGYIIDTPGIKGFGVVDMDKYEITDYFPEMFAIKHECKFNNCLHMDEPKCAIKDAVEAGEIAYSRYRSYLSLVNGDEESSPYREDEYK; via the coding sequence ATGAAAGGGCGCGTGACCAAAAGTACGGGGAGTTGGTACTCGGTTGACCTCGAAGATGGGTCTTCGATCGAGGCGCGCATTAAAGGAAAATTCCGCACTCAAGGCATTAAAAGCACCAATCCGGTAGCAGTAGGTGACTGGGTCACGATCGATCGTGAGGAGGGCTTAGAAACGGGTGTGATCAGCGCCATACACGACCGGCACAATTACATCGTGCGCAAGAGTGTGAATCTGTCTAAGCGTACCCATGTTCTGGCCGCCAATATTGATCAGGCGCTTCTGGTGGTCACCTTGAATTACCCCAAAACGTATACGGCTTTTATCGACCGGTTTTTGGTGACGGCCGAGGCTTATGATATTCCGGCTGTACTGGTCTTCAATAAAATCGATCTGCTGGATGATGAAGAGGTCCAAGAGCTGGCTCATCTGATGGCCCTCTATGAGGATATTGGGTACACGGTTCTCGGGACGGTGGCCACGAAAGGTCGCGGAATCGATGAGCTAAGAACTGTTCTCGAAGGACAGGTTACCTTAGTTTCGGGGAACAGCGGAGTGGGCAAAAGCACGCTCATCAATCAGGTGGACCCGGCCCTGGATTTGAGGACGACCGAAATTTCTGGGGCCTTTGAAGTGGGGCAGCACACGACCACCTTCGCGGAGATGTTTCCTTTGGCTGGAGGTGGATACATTATTGATACGCCCGGAATCAAAGGCTTCGGCGTGGTCGATATGGATAAATACGAGATCACGGATTACTTCCCGGAGATGTTCGCCATCAAGCACGAGTGCAAGTTCAATAATTGCTTGCATATGGACGAACCCAAGTGCGCCATCAAGGACGCGGTGGAAGCCGGTGAAATTGCTTATTCCCGCTATCGAAGCTACCTTAGCTTGGTCAATGGTGACGAAGAGTCTTCTCCTTATCGGGAGGATGAATACAAGTAA
- a CDS encoding cytochrome-c peroxidase: protein MKRSLFILGLVFTVFACSKDNDPGQEVQFDDTPYAFSFGDFPAPDLPPDNPLTVQGVQLGRMLFYEPKLSLDNSMSCASCHNQANGFSDTNRFSLGVHGLPGGRQAMAVFNMAWNNNGYFWDGRAPLLRNQALMPIEDSLEMAETLDNVVTKLAADRRYQDQWVRAFGDEPISASTIALALEQFMFSIVSVESKYDRFLRGEVNLTDSEERGRELYFAEYNPFFPDESGADCAHCHSPRNFENDQYMNNGLDAEADIDDFGLELVTGQVSDRGKMKVTSLRNIELTPPYMHDGRFQTLEEVVEHYNSGIQSSSTLDITLANTQQTGLMLDAQDKADLVAFLKTFTDEVLTTYEPYSSPF from the coding sequence ATGAAGCGATCACTCTTCATTCTAGGCCTCGTTTTTACGGTCTTTGCCTGTTCCAAGGATAATGATCCTGGACAAGAGGTTCAGTTCGACGACACCCCATATGCCTTTAGTTTCGGGGATTTTCCTGCGCCGGATTTGCCGCCGGACAATCCACTGACGGTACAAGGCGTGCAGCTCGGACGAATGCTCTTTTACGAGCCCAAACTAAGCTTGGACAACTCCATGTCCTGTGCATCCTGTCACAATCAAGCCAATGGCTTTTCAGATACGAACCGGTTTTCTCTAGGAGTTCACGGACTCCCCGGCGGACGCCAAGCGATGGCCGTATTCAATATGGCTTGGAACAACAATGGGTACTTCTGGGATGGCCGAGCTCCGCTCCTGAGAAATCAAGCCTTAATGCCCATCGAAGACTCGCTTGAAATGGCGGAAACTCTGGACAACGTTGTGACAAAGTTGGCTGCGGACCGCAGATATCAGGATCAGTGGGTTCGGGCCTTTGGCGACGAACCAATTTCGGCATCGACCATCGCTCTAGCCCTCGAGCAGTTCATGTTCAGCATCGTGTCTGTAGAAAGTAAATACGATCGGTTCCTGCGCGGGGAAGTGAACTTGACCGACAGCGAAGAACGTGGAAGAGAACTCTATTTCGCTGAGTACAACCCTTTTTTCCCGGACGAATCCGGTGCGGATTGTGCCCACTGCCATTCTCCTCGAAATTTTGAAAACGACCAGTACATGAACAACGGCTTGGATGCCGAAGCAGACATCGACGACTTCGGCCTTGAGCTGGTGACCGGCCAGGTTAGTGATCGAGGGAAGATGAAGGTGACCTCCTTGCGCAATATTGAGTTGACGCCGCCTTACATGCACGACGGTCGCTTTCAGACCTTGGAAGAGGTGGTGGAGCATTACAATTCGGGCATCCAGTCTTCATCGACCTTGGACATCACCTTGGCCAATACCCAACAGACAGGTCTAATGCTCGATGCACAGGACAAGGCGGACCTGGTAGCCTTCCTGAAGACCTTTACGGACGAAGTCTTGACGACCTATGAACCGTATTCCAGCCCTTTTTAA
- a CDS encoding bifunctional riboflavin kinase/FAD synthetase, with translation MKIYSSIDDFPTLKNAVVTTGTFDGVHLGHRRIIQQLKDLAESIGGETVLLTFWPHPRMVLFDDQDLRLINTQKEKEALLAEAGVDHLIVHPFTKQFSRLTALEYVREILVNRIGTKKLVIGYDHHFGRNREGNFDDLIEYGRTYHFDVEEIPAQVLDNVSVSSTKVRKALLDGDVATANDYLGSIFELNGQVVKGDTLGRTLDFPTANIEVSEKYKLIPADGVYAVEVCVQDIWHLGMANIGKRPTVSGQDRQIEANLFDFDEDIYGEQVTMRFHQRLRAEQKFGSLEELKAQLHLDREAALNILNS, from the coding sequence TTGAAGATCTATTCCTCGATCGACGACTTTCCAACCTTGAAGAATGCAGTGGTCACCACCGGGACCTTTGACGGTGTTCACTTGGGCCATCGACGCATCATTCAACAGCTCAAAGACCTGGCGGAATCCATCGGCGGTGAGACCGTACTGTTGACCTTTTGGCCTCACCCTCGAATGGTCTTGTTCGACGATCAAGATCTACGGCTGATCAATACACAAAAAGAGAAGGAAGCGCTTTTGGCTGAGGCCGGAGTCGATCATCTTATTGTTCATCCCTTTACCAAGCAGTTTAGTCGCCTTACAGCGCTGGAGTACGTACGAGAGATCTTGGTCAACCGCATCGGAACCAAGAAGCTGGTCATTGGTTACGATCATCACTTTGGTCGAAATCGCGAAGGAAACTTCGACGATTTAATTGAGTATGGACGAACGTATCACTTTGACGTTGAGGAAATTCCCGCTCAGGTTCTGGATAATGTGAGTGTGAGTTCCACCAAGGTGCGCAAGGCTCTTTTAGATGGGGACGTAGCTACGGCCAATGATTACTTGGGCTCTATTTTCGAACTGAATGGGCAGGTGGTCAAAGGAGATACCCTCGGGCGCACACTCGATTTCCCTACGGCCAATATTGAAGTATCCGAAAAGTATAAATTGATTCCGGCCGATGGGGTCTATGCCGTTGAAGTTTGCGTCCAAGATATCTGGCATTTGGGAATGGCTAACATTGGCAAGCGACCGACCGTATCAGGGCAAGACCGCCAAATCGAGGCCAACCTCTTTGACTTTGACGAAGACATTTATGGAGAGCAGGTCACCATGCGCTTCCATCAGCGCCTCCGGGCGGAGCAAAAATTCGGATCTCTGGAAGAGCTCAAAGCGCAGCTTCATTTGGACCGTGAAGCGGCACTGAATATCCTGAATTCATGA
- a CDS encoding TonB-dependent receptor: MKKTLLSLALASTLAIQAQEADTSRYDLPEVVLTASKIDLDEKEVARHLIRVSGEELRSNSISFNEGLEHLGSIDVRQRSPFDVQADLGIRGGTFDQSLILIDGIPLMDPQTGHHNLNLPLPLDQVERVEILTGGSRFFGPQAFSGAVNLITNSKRGNYTNLRFTGGQYALVSGGFDQGVAFGDNQLILSYTGTRSDGFTDNTDFTNQQVSAKFLMPTKSGELAVQGGWNGKAFGASTFYSVNFPNQFEQTQSLFGAVRYRTQVGNWNMRGYAMVRRHFDRFELFRESFEDIDVPSWYTKHNYHRTDVIGGEWAATYDYGNGQKTNIALNGRTENIVSNNLGDSLADPIEVPEGDEFYYLGRQRQNYSLNLEHHITTGNWSITGGALFNQHSDFGFDLLPGIDIAYSLNDKHRLFTGANRSFRTPTYTDLYYRLGGAQGSADLRPEYAWNYELGWAGRIGKDRPIDLKAVVFYRQGTDLIDWIFYSADSIVAANLTEIDLYGLEIEGLWRGAADAFLREVRLSYTFMDGDKADGINSLYVLDNLRHKIGLGIEHKLVWRLTARWDASLQDRAWSQDLTGSEIENPVTLLNLRINADLGALNAYVAASNLLDQTYEDRLGVPQPGIWIYGGATFSIDY, translated from the coding sequence ATGAAAAAGACCCTCCTCTCCTTAGCTTTGGCCTCCACCCTAGCCATCCAAGCACAAGAAGCCGATACCAGCCGATACGACTTACCTGAAGTCGTCTTGACGGCCTCCAAAATAGACCTTGATGAAAAGGAAGTCGCACGCCACCTCATCCGTGTAAGTGGTGAGGAACTGCGGAGTAATTCCATTAGCTTCAACGAAGGACTCGAGCACTTGGGGAGTATTGATGTGCGTCAACGAAGCCCCTTCGACGTCCAAGCAGACCTAGGCATCCGAGGCGGAACTTTTGATCAAAGCCTCATCTTAATCGACGGAATTCCCTTGATGGATCCCCAAACCGGCCACCACAACCTCAACCTCCCACTTCCGCTCGATCAAGTGGAGCGCGTGGAAATCTTGACTGGAGGAAGTCGATTCTTTGGTCCTCAGGCCTTTTCGGGCGCCGTGAACCTCATCACCAACAGCAAGCGAGGCAATTACACCAACCTGCGCTTCACAGGAGGGCAGTACGCTTTGGTTTCCGGAGGATTCGATCAAGGCGTCGCCTTTGGAGACAATCAACTCATCTTGAGCTACACCGGCACGCGGTCCGATGGCTTTACCGACAACACCGACTTCACCAACCAGCAGGTCAGCGCCAAGTTCTTGATGCCGACCAAGAGCGGAGAGCTCGCCGTTCAAGGGGGTTGGAACGGAAAAGCCTTTGGGGCCAGCACCTTTTACAGCGTCAATTTCCCGAACCAATTCGAACAGACCCAAAGCCTCTTTGGAGCCGTGCGCTACCGCACTCAAGTGGGGAATTGGAACATGCGCGGATACGCGATGGTGCGTCGTCACTTCGACCGTTTCGAGCTTTTCCGTGAGAGCTTTGAAGACATCGACGTGCCGTCCTGGTACACCAAACACAATTACCACAGAACGGACGTGATTGGCGGCGAATGGGCCGCAACCTATGACTACGGCAACGGTCAAAAGACCAATATTGCCTTGAATGGACGGACGGAGAACATCGTCTCCAACAACCTTGGGGATTCACTAGCCGATCCTATCGAAGTCCCTGAAGGCGACGAGTTCTACTACCTCGGACGCCAGCGTCAAAACTACAGCCTCAACCTGGAGCACCACATTACGACAGGAAACTGGAGCATCACTGGAGGGGCGCTTTTCAATCAGCACAGCGACTTTGGCTTCGACCTCCTTCCAGGAATTGACATTGCCTATTCCTTGAACGACAAGCACCGCCTATTCACCGGAGCCAATCGCTCCTTCCGAACACCCACCTACACAGATCTATACTACCGATTAGGAGGGGCTCAAGGAAGCGCGGACCTCCGTCCGGAATACGCTTGGAACTACGAACTGGGGTGGGCCGGACGCATTGGAAAGGATCGACCCATTGACCTAAAGGCCGTGGTTTTCTACCGCCAAGGGACGGATCTGATCGATTGGATCTTCTACAGCGCAGACAGCATTGTGGCGGCCAACCTCACGGAAATCGACCTCTACGGACTCGAAATCGAAGGTCTTTGGCGCGGCGCTGCGGATGCCTTCCTTCGCGAGGTACGCTTGAGCTACACCTTCATGGACGGAGACAAAGCTGACGGCATCAACTCTCTGTACGTACTGGATAACCTGCGTCACAAAATCGGTTTGGGCATCGAGCACAAGCTGGTTTGGCGCCTCACGGCGCGATGGGATGCCAGCCTCCAAGACCGCGCTTGGTCGCAAGACTTAACCGGTTCGGAAATTGAGAATCCAGTGACCCTGCTGAATCTACGGATCAACGCAGATCTGGGCGCACTCAATGCCTACGTTGCCGCAAGCAATCTGCTCGATCAGACCTACGAAGACCGTTTGGGCGTACCACAACCGGGCATTTGGATTTACGGGGGAGCAACCTTCTCGATCGATTACTGA
- a CDS encoding leucine-rich repeat domain-containing protein encodes MRGLVVVIFCVATLGLQGQNWVSGKKAERWSEVEYLDLSKMKMGKTGIPDSLWQMTQLKGLNLSRNKLNALSGQICNLTSLEQLILNRNDIYVLPEEIGCLQKLTYLDLWSNHIDNLPKSMETIPNLKKVDFSGIVVFPERQDELTKRFPNTELKFNKSCNCH; translated from the coding sequence ATGAGGGGGCTTGTGGTTGTTATTTTTTGTGTTGCGACCCTTGGGCTTCAGGGACAAAATTGGGTATCGGGAAAGAAGGCTGAGCGTTGGAGTGAGGTCGAGTATTTGGACCTCAGTAAAATGAAAATGGGAAAGACAGGCATCCCTGATAGCTTGTGGCAAATGACGCAATTGAAGGGCCTCAACCTGTCGCGAAATAAATTGAATGCCCTCAGCGGGCAGATTTGCAACTTAACATCGCTGGAACAACTTATTCTAAACAGAAACGATATTTACGTCTTGCCCGAGGAAATAGGATGTCTGCAAAAGCTCACCTACCTTGACCTTTGGAGCAATCACATAGACAATCTGCCCAAGTCCATGGAAACGATTCCCAACCTCAAAAAGGTGGACTTCTCAGGTATTGTCGTCTTTCCTGAGCGTCAGGATGAGCTTACCAAACGTTTTCCCAATACCGAACTCAAGTTCAACAAGAGCTGTAATTGTCACTGA
- a CDS encoding nucleotide pyrophosphohydrolase, which translates to MAGITEIQEEVDAWIKDHGVRYFNELTNMAQLSEEVGEVARIIARRYGEQSEKESDKSKDLGEELADVLFVTVCLANQTGVDLQAAFDRRMDKKTKRDHDRHHNNEKLK; encoded by the coding sequence ATGGCAGGAATCACAGAAATTCAGGAAGAGGTAGACGCGTGGATCAAGGATCACGGAGTGCGCTACTTCAATGAGCTTACCAACATGGCCCAGTTGAGCGAAGAAGTAGGGGAAGTGGCCCGCATCATCGCCCGCCGTTATGGGGAACAAAGCGAGAAGGAAAGCGATAAATCCAAGGACTTGGGAGAGGAACTCGCCGACGTTCTTTTTGTGACTGTTTGTTTGGCCAACCAGACTGGGGTAGACCTCCAAGCGGCCTTTGATCGCCGAATGGATAAGAAGACGAAGCGCGACCACGATCGCCACCACAACAATGAGAAACTGAAATGA
- a CDS encoding F0F1 ATP synthase subunit beta: protein MSNHIGKVAQVIGPVVDVRFSGGDQDLPKIYDSLEVTKADGTVVVLETQQHTGEDTVRAIAMDSTDGLVRNMDVVATGAPIKMPIGEGIRGRVFNVTGGAIDGNGELDNSNGLPIHRQAPLFEDLTTATEVLFTGIKVIDLIEPYAKGGKIGLFGGAGVGKTVLIQELINNIAKGHGGLSVFAGVGERTREGNDLLREMLEAGIIKYGDDFMHSMEEGGWDLTKVSKDDMKDSKATFVFGQMNEPPGARARVALSGLTLAEYYRDGEGDGQGRDILFFVDNIFRFTQAGSEVSALLGRMPSAVGYQPTLATEMGNMQERITSTKNGSITSVQAVYVPADDLTDPAPATTFAHLDATTVLSRKIASLGIYPAVDPLDSTSRILSEEIVGEEHYRCAQRVKEILQRYNELQDIIAILGMDELSEEDKLVVHRARRVQRFLSQPFHVAEQFTGIPGVLVDINDTIKGFNMILDGEVDQYPEAAFNLKGTIEEAIEAGEKMLAEAR, encoded by the coding sequence ATGTCGAATCACATCGGAAAAGTTGCACAGGTTATCGGTCCCGTCGTGGACGTTCGTTTTAGCGGAGGAGACCAAGACCTTCCAAAGATCTATGATAGCCTTGAAGTAACCAAGGCCGACGGTACAGTTGTCGTACTGGAGACTCAACAACACACAGGTGAAGACACGGTTCGTGCCATCGCCATGGATTCAACTGACGGACTCGTTCGCAACATGGATGTTGTGGCCACTGGAGCTCCGATCAAAATGCCAATCGGTGAAGGAATTCGCGGTCGCGTATTCAACGTTACTGGTGGAGCCATCGACGGAAACGGAGAGCTCGACAACAGCAACGGTCTTCCAATCCACCGTCAAGCGCCTCTTTTCGAGGATCTGACAACGGCTACGGAAGTACTCTTCACTGGAATTAAAGTTATTGACCTTATTGAGCCGTACGCCAAAGGAGGAAAGATTGGTCTTTTCGGTGGTGCTGGTGTAGGAAAAACAGTATTGATTCAGGAGCTCATCAACAACATCGCGAAAGGACACGGTGGTTTGTCTGTATTTGCCGGTGTAGGTGAGCGTACTCGTGAAGGAAATGACTTGCTCCGCGAAATGTTGGAAGCAGGTATTATCAAATACGGCGACGACTTCATGCACAGCATGGAAGAAGGTGGCTGGGACTTGACCAAAGTGAGCAAAGACGATATGAAGGATTCCAAAGCGACCTTCGTATTCGGTCAGATGAACGAGCCTCCCGGGGCACGTGCTCGTGTAGCCCTCTCTGGATTGACCTTGGCGGAATACTACCGCGATGGCGAAGGAGACGGACAAGGTCGCGACATCCTGTTCTTCGTCGACAACATCTTCCGCTTTACACAAGCGGGTTCTGAAGTATCAGCACTCTTGGGACGTATGCCATCAGCGGTAGGGTATCAGCCTACTCTCGCTACGGAGATGGGTAACATGCAAGAGCGTATTACTTCAACCAAAAACGGATCTATTACATCTGTACAGGCAGTTTACGTACCTGCGGATGACTTGACGGATCCTGCGCCAGCAACAACGTTTGCTCACTTGGATGCCACTACGGTATTGAGTCGTAAGATTGCTTCCTTGGGTATCTACCCAGCGGTAGATCCATTGGACTCTACTTCTCGTATCCTTTCTGAGGAGATCGTTGGAGAGGAGCACTACCGTTGTGCTCAGCGCGTAAAAGAGATCTTGCAGCGCTACAACGAGCTTCAAGACATCATCGCCATCTTGGGTATGGACGAATTGTCTGAAGAAGATAAGTTGGTTGTACACCGCGCACGTCGTGTACAGCGTTTCTTGTCTCAGCCTTTCCACGTAGCGGAGCAGTTTACCGGTATCCCAGGGGTACTCGTAGACATCAACGATACCATCAAAGGCTTCAACATGATCTTGGACGGTGAGGTTGACCAATATCCAGAGGCAGCCTTCAACTTGAAAGGAACCATCGAAGAAGCGATCGAGGCAGGAGAGAAAATGCTTGCAGAAGCACGCTAA
- a CDS encoding cytochrome-c peroxidase: MNRIPALFKLLFASLICCLALLACTSEQAEPEILGYPVPAGFPDVPEPEGNEWSVARWTLGQKLFFDTRLSKDNSVSCASCHKPELAFADNKSTTPGAFGRPGTKNAPSLANVAYHPYFMREGGVPTLEMQVLVPIQEHNEFAHNILEIAEALRADAELDSLSHLAYERTLDPFVLTRAISVFERSLLSGTSRYDLYERGAEMALSGQEQFGRQLFFSEKTGCTSCHGGVLFSNFEITNNGQDTTFADIGLERLTSNPEDRYQYKTPSLRNVAITGPYMHNGRMHSLEDVIDHYNAGGISHKYADKRIEPLGLNTSEKAALVAFLRSLTDERFLESDWRP, translated from the coding sequence ATGAACCGTATTCCAGCCCTTTTTAAGCTCCTCTTTGCTAGCCTAATCTGCTGTCTTGCCCTCCTGGCCTGCACATCAGAGCAGGCCGAGCCAGAGATTCTGGGATACCCCGTTCCGGCCGGTTTTCCTGACGTGCCCGAGCCCGAGGGGAATGAGTGGTCTGTGGCTCGATGGACCTTGGGCCAAAAGCTCTTTTTCGACACACGCCTTTCCAAGGACAACTCCGTGAGCTGCGCCAGCTGCCACAAGCCCGAATTGGCTTTTGCCGACAACAAATCCACAACCCCCGGGGCCTTCGGACGACCTGGAACCAAGAACGCACCCTCCCTGGCCAATGTGGCCTATCATCCCTATTTCATGCGCGAAGGCGGCGTCCCCACCCTGGAGATGCAGGTCTTGGTGCCCATTCAGGAACACAACGAGTTCGCCCACAATATTTTGGAGATCGCAGAGGCCCTACGGGCCGATGCAGAACTCGATTCCCTCAGTCATCTCGCCTACGAGCGCACCTTGGATCCCTTTGTACTCACGCGAGCCATCTCCGTATTTGAACGATCTCTGTTGAGTGGTACGAGTCGCTACGACCTCTATGAGCGGGGCGCAGAAATGGCCCTATCGGGTCAAGAGCAGTTTGGTCGCCAATTGTTTTTTAGTGAGAAGACCGGCTGTACCAGCTGTCACGGAGGCGTGTTGTTCAGCAATTTCGAAATCACCAATAACGGTCAAGACACCACCTTTGCAGACATAGGCTTAGAGCGCTTAACCAGCAATCCGGAGGATCGATACCAGTACAAGACTCCTTCACTGCGCAATGTGGCCATCACGGGACCGTACATGCACAATGGACGGATGCATTCCTTGGAGGACGTGATCGACCACTACAACGCTGGCGGGATATCGCATAAGTACGCGGATAAACGCATCGAGCCGTTAGGCTTAAACACTTCAGAAAAGGCGGCTTTGGTCGCTTTCTTGCGTTCGCTGACCGATGAGCGCTTTCTCGAATCCGATTGGCGCCCATAA